Proteins from a single region of Candidatus Limnocylindrales bacterium:
- a CDS encoding ferritin-like domain-containing protein, with product MKDLALDLLPQGARRVVDDVLDAVAIAGAVENKTVLAGMLPSVARGVLLKRGKQGTGVLMPASYDAHFDFGYGGDYPEMYDLYRRAVANQWNADEKLDWSIDVDPDRPERLLMPMEFVPVAGLAEHGIRLDDREQKRFLHDFTAFILSQFLHGEQGALYASAQVTESVRWFDGKFYGATQVMDEARHVEVFLRYIDTKLCKLYPINDNLFTIIDALMHDSRWDMKFLGMQIMIEGLALGAFNTMYQSTREPLMKEMLRYVIQDEARHVHYGVLALKSHYATLGESELREREDWAFEVALLMRNRFLAHEVYDEWFGGRLRRREWDRIMTDLPLMKRFRSLMFKRLIPNLEYIGLYSPRIRAHYERAGLAEYAGGRNASELTAEDMLSDAA from the coding sequence ATGAAAGACCTCGCTCTCGACCTTCTGCCTCAGGGTGCCCGCCGCGTCGTCGACGACGTGCTCGATGCGGTCGCGATCGCCGGTGCGGTGGAAAACAAAACGGTTCTCGCCGGCATGCTGCCGTCGGTCGCTCGCGGCGTGCTGCTCAAGCGCGGCAAGCAGGGAACCGGCGTACTGATGCCGGCGAGCTACGATGCGCATTTCGATTTCGGCTACGGCGGGGATTATCCGGAGATGTACGATCTCTACCGCCGCGCGGTCGCCAACCAGTGGAACGCCGATGAGAAACTCGACTGGTCGATCGACGTCGATCCCGACCGGCCCGAGCGCCTGCTGATGCCGATGGAGTTCGTGCCCGTGGCCGGGCTTGCCGAGCACGGAATCCGCCTCGACGACCGCGAGCAGAAGCGGTTCCTTCACGATTTCACCGCGTTCATCCTGAGCCAGTTCCTGCACGGCGAGCAGGGTGCGCTGTACGCGTCGGCGCAGGTGACCGAATCGGTGCGCTGGTTCGACGGAAAGTTCTACGGCGCCACGCAGGTGATGGACGAGGCGCGGCACGTGGAAGTGTTCCTGCGCTACATCGACACCAAGCTCTGCAAGCTCTATCCGATCAACGACAACCTGTTCACGATCATCGACGCCCTGATGCACGATTCGCGCTGGGATATGAAGTTCCTCGGCATGCAGATCATGATCGAAGGCCTCGCGCTCGGCGCCTTCAACACGATGTACCAGTCGACCCGAGAGCCGCTGATGAAAGAGATGCTGCGCTACGTGATCCAGGACGAAGCCCGGCACGTGCACTACGGTGTGCTCGCGCTGAAGTCGCACTACGCAACGCTCGGCGAGTCCGAGCTGCGCGAGCGCGAGGACTGGGCATTCGAGGTCGCGCTGCTGATGCGCAACCGCTTCCTCGCGCACGAAGTCTACGACGAGTGGTTCGGCGGCCGCCTCCGGCGCCGGGAGTGGGACCGGATCATGACCGATCTGCCGCTGATGAAGAGATTCCGGTCGCTGATGTTCAAGCGACTGATCCCGAACCTCGAATACATCGGCCTGTACTCGCCGCGTATCCGGGCGCACTACGAGCGGGCCGGGCTCGCCGAATATGCCGGCGGCCGCAACGCTTCCGAGCTGACGGCAGAGGATATGCTGAGCGACGCGGCCTGA
- a CDS encoding SDR family oxidoreductase has translation MNLGLDRKRVLVTGSYRGTGHATACAFAAEGASVFVHGFEPGQAEMVVAEITASGGDAHAVTADLMTDAGADAFADLLVAAGGIDVLVNNYGVAAGGSWDAMASTSWIEMYERNVLSGVRMAQRLVPAMREQGWGRVIFLGTVGGVRPRAVMPGYYAAKAALPAVVLSLAKELAGTGITVNCVSPGILRTVEVEAHFRSRAARKGWGEDWSEIEKRAIAETIGAGSPATRLGLTSEVAAAVVFLASEQAAYINAVDLRVDGGAADCVR, from the coding sequence ATGAACCTCGGGCTCGACCGAAAGCGTGTGCTCGTGACGGGCAGCTACCGCGGAACCGGCCATGCGACGGCGTGCGCATTCGCCGCCGAAGGTGCGTCGGTGTTCGTGCACGGGTTCGAGCCCGGGCAGGCCGAGATGGTTGTCGCGGAGATCACGGCAAGCGGCGGCGACGCGCATGCCGTGACGGCGGATCTGATGACCGACGCGGGCGCCGACGCGTTCGCGGACCTGCTCGTCGCGGCCGGCGGCATCGACGTGCTCGTCAACAACTACGGCGTCGCAGCCGGCGGCAGCTGGGACGCGATGGCGTCGACGTCGTGGATCGAGATGTACGAGCGCAATGTCCTGTCCGGCGTCCGCATGGCGCAAAGGCTTGTCCCCGCAATGCGAGAGCAAGGCTGGGGCCGCGTGATTTTCCTCGGCACAGTGGGCGGCGTTCGCCCGCGAGCAGTCATGCCCGGGTACTACGCAGCCAAGGCCGCGCTTCCGGCGGTCGTGCTCAGCCTTGCCAAGGAGCTCGCCGGCACCGGCATTACCGTCAATTGCGTGAGCCCGGGCATCCTGCGGACGGTCGAGGTCGAAGCGCACTTCCGTTCGCGGGCCGCGCGCAAGGGCTGGGGCGAAGACTGGAGCGAGATCGAAAAACGCGCGATCGCGGAAACGATCGGCGCGGGATCGCCGGCGACCCGGCTCGGGCTCACGTCCGAGGTTGCGGCGGCCGTCGTGTTTCTTGCCAGCGAACAGGCCGCGTACATCAACGCGGTTGATCTTCGCGTGGACGGCGGCGCGGCCGACTGCGTGCGCTAG
- a CDS encoding cytochrome P450: MISFDPSDLEAIADPYPVFSRIRSGGRVQRLESGFWMITGHAAALEALHHPDCGSSPIAMRYLDGLPPGAARDEMSHRINFLDPPDHPRVRGIVSKAFTPRRIATLRPWIEQTAAELLDGLDGEREVDLLARFAHQLPSLVISELLGVPPEDRDKLTSWSDAVAPLLGVRVPGEKKEAAFAAAEEFHAYLGHLLDERTAKPGNDLLSALLAAEAEGERLERVELLSLAATLYSAGHRTTRDLFTNGMSVLLSDAARYRAVTSGEWAIVDVVSEFLRFETPTLFVARIPMRSVTIGGTEIGAFEPILVFLAAANRDPDVYDDPDSFRPGRSGAAPISFAFGAHFCLGASLARSEAEVMLAAVSSRWPDLRLHPDHALVWLQRGPFRGLDELIVTREPAEA; this comes from the coding sequence ATGATTTCGTTCGACCCGTCCGATCTCGAGGCAATCGCCGACCCGTATCCGGTGTTCTCGCGCATCCGCTCGGGCGGACGCGTGCAGCGGCTGGAGAGCGGCTTCTGGATGATCACGGGCCACGCGGCGGCGCTCGAAGCGCTGCATCATCCCGACTGCGGATCGAGCCCGATCGCAATGCGTTACCTCGACGGCCTGCCGCCCGGCGCGGCGCGCGACGAGATGAGCCATCGCATCAACTTCCTCGATCCGCCGGATCATCCGCGCGTGCGCGGCATCGTCTCGAAAGCGTTCACACCGAGGCGCATTGCAACGCTGCGTCCGTGGATCGAGCAGACGGCTGCGGAGCTGCTCGACGGACTCGACGGCGAACGCGAGGTCGATCTGCTCGCCCGCTTCGCGCACCAGCTTCCGTCGCTCGTCATCTCCGAGCTTCTCGGCGTGCCGCCCGAGGACCGCGACAAGCTGACGTCGTGGAGCGACGCGGTCGCTCCACTGCTCGGCGTGCGTGTTCCGGGAGAAAAGAAAGAAGCGGCGTTTGCAGCGGCCGAGGAGTTTCACGCGTATCTCGGTCATCTGCTCGACGAGCGCACCGCAAAGCCGGGCAACGATCTGCTGTCTGCGCTTCTTGCGGCAGAGGCCGAGGGCGAGAGGCTCGAGCGCGTCGAGCTGCTGTCGCTCGCTGCGACCTTGTATTCGGCAGGTCACCGCACCACGCGCGATCTGTTCACCAACGGAATGTCCGTGCTTCTGTCCGACGCGGCGCGCTACCGGGCGGTTACGAGCGGCGAATGGGCGATTGTCGACGTCGTCAGCGAGTTCCTGCGATTCGAGACACCGACGTTGTTCGTCGCGCGCATCCCGATGCGGTCCGTAACGATCGGCGGAACCGAAATCGGTGCGTTCGAGCCGATTCTGGTGTTCCTCGCGGCGGCCAACCGCGACCCTGACGTCTACGACGATCCGGATTCGTTTCGTCCCGGCCGAAGCGGCGCCGCGCCGATCTCTTTCGCGTTCGGTGCGCACTTCTGTCTGGGTGCATCGCTCGCGCGTTCGGAAGCCGAAGTGATGCTGGCCGCCGTCTCGTCGCGATGGCCGGATCTGCGGCTTCATCCCGACCACGCACTCGTCTGGCTTCAGCGCGGGCCGTTTCGCGGCCTCGACGAGCTGATCGTCACGCGCGAACCGGCAGAAGCATGA